Within Spinacia oleracea cultivar Varoflay chromosome 4, BTI_SOV_V1, whole genome shotgun sequence, the genomic segment AAGATTAAAGTTGTTAGGGAATGGCCTACATCTAAGAGTGTCATCAAAtttcgaagttttcttggtttagctggatattatagGCGCTTTGCGCAAGATTTCTCTAGAGTAGCCAAGCCAATGACTACTTTTATGAAAAAGGAACCttggtttgagtggaatgagtagtgtgaggaagcattccaagccctGAAAGCGCGATTGCCAACGGCACCAGTGCTAACTCTACCACATGGAGGTGATacctatgatgtgtatagtaATGCATCAAAGAATGGTTTatggtgtgtattgatgcaaaatAGAAAGGTTATTGCATATGCATCCAGgcaattgaaaccttatgaagctaattaccctacccatgacttagagctagcagccatagtgtttgcattgaagaaatggagaaactatatgtatggtgtgaaatgtatgATATTCAcagatcataagagtttgaagtacattttcacacaaaaggatttgaatatgcgtcaAAGGAGCTAATTGGAATTGATTAAGGATTATGGTCAAGACATCCAATATCACGAGGGAAAAGCAAATGTAGATGGCTTGAGTAGGAAGTCAAATcatagtgtgaatgcgttagtagttgctaatgaGTTGTGCAAGGATATAAAACGATTGAGTCTAGAGATCGTGGGTGGTGAATGTCTGGAGGGCATGATGAATGCGTTGACTATTCAACCATcagtatttgatgagattaaggagaacTAATCTGgagatgtaaagttggagcgaatcaaggaaaagattttgcAAGGAAAAGAAACGGATTTTaggatccatgatgatggaagtttgaggtacaaaggaaggtggtatgtgcctcaaaagtgtgaagAGCTCAAGGAAAATAttatgagagaaggtcacaatac encodes:
- the LOC130472064 gene encoding uncharacterized mitochondrial protein AtMg00860-like, with translation MDLLKHVFRAFLHKDNQFYAKFLKCEFGLEKVAFLGHFVSKEGVVVDPAKIKVVREWPTSKSVIKFRSFLGLAGYYRRFAQDFSRVAKPMTTFMKKEPWFEWNE